Proteins encoded in a region of the Canis lupus familiaris isolate Mischka breed German Shepherd chromosome 1, alternate assembly UU_Cfam_GSD_1.0, whole genome shotgun sequence genome:
- the LOC100855887 gene encoding zinc finger protein 226 isoform X2, whose protein sequence is MINSSEFHKQGDSPCQLGAELSIQISEEENCGLNCKVDGPNRTENSDFAILRVQDSWRKTLTESQSYRNRYQQISMKNKLCRCKQNIDVVSWISHHLDHGIHRSDKSYSHDDCQKGSMKVSALDQESMIHMRQKPYQCNECEKTFSDLSTFDLHQQLHSKAKSHMCSECGKGFRYSSVLRIHQRVHMGEKGHKCGECGEEFSQSSLLQTHQKVHTVEKPFKCEECGKGFVRRSALTVHCKVHTGEKPYNCEECGRAFSQASHLQDHQRVHTGEKPFRCDACGKSFSRNSHLQSHQRVHTGEKPYKCEECGKGFICSSNLYIHQRVHTGEKPYKCEECGKGFSRPSSLQAHQGVHTGEKSYICNVCGKGFTLSSNLQAHQRVHTGEKPYKCDECGKSFRRNSHYQVHLVVHTGEKPYKCEVCGKGFSQSSYLQIHLKAHSIEKPYKCEECGQGFNQSSRLQIHQLIHTGEKPYKCEECGKGFSRRADLKIHCRIHTGEKPYNCEECGKVFRQASNLLAHQRVHSGEKPFKCEECGKSFGRSSHLQAHQKVHTGEKPYKCEECGKGFKWSLNLDMHQRVHTGEKPYKCGECGKHFSQASSLQLHQSVHTGEKPYKCDVCGKVFSRSSQLQSHQRVHTGEKPYKCETCGKSFSWRSNLTIHHRIHAGDKSYKSNRSGKNIIESTQENSSIK, encoded by the coding sequence ATGATAAATAGTTCTGAGTTTCACAAACAAGGTGATTCCCCCTGCCAGCTTGGGGCAGAACTCTCTATTCAGATTTCTGAGGAGGAGAACTGTGGGCTAAATTGTAAAGTGGATGGTCCTAATCGTACTGAAAACTCAGACTTTGCAATTTTGAGAGTCCAGGACTCATGGAGGAAAACTTTGACTGAATCACAGAGTTACCGGAATAGATATCAGCAGATTTCCATGAAAAATAAGCTGTGTCGGTGTAAACAGAATATTGATGTTGTCAGTTGGATTTCACATCACCTTGATCATGGGATACACAGAAGTGACAAATCTTACAGCCATGATGATTGTCAGAAAGGCAGCATGAAGGTTTCAGCATTAGACCAGGAGAGTATGATCCACATGAGACAAAAACCTTACCAGTGTAATGAATGTGAAAAAACCTTCAGTGATCTCTCCACCTTTGATCTTCATCAGCAGTTACACTCAAAAGCAAAGTCCCATATGTGTAGTGAGTGTGGAAAAGGCTTCCGTTATAGCTCAGTTCTTCGTATTCATCAGAGAGTTCACATGGGAGAGAAAGGCCATAAGTGTGGTGAGTGTGGTGAGGAATTCAGTCAGAGCTCACTTCTACAAACCCATCAGAAAGTCCACACTGTAGAGAAGCCTTTCAAATGTGAGGAGTGTGGGAAAGGCTTTGTTCGTAGATCAGCACTTACTGTTCATTGCAAAgtccacacaggagagaaaccttataATTGTGAGGAATGTGGGAGGGCCTTCAGTCAAGCCTCTCATCTTCAGGACCATCAGAGGGtccacactggggagaaaccATTCAGATGTGATGCATGTGGTAAAAGCTTCAGTCGGAATTCACATCTTCAGTCCCACCAGAGAGtccatacaggagagaaaccatataaatgtGAAGAATGTGGGAAGGGCTTCATTTGTAGCTCAAATCTATACATTCACCAGAGGGTACACACAGGAGAAAAACCGTACAAATGTGAGGAGTGTGGTAAAGGCTTTAGTCGACCTTCAAGTCTTCAGGCCCATCAGGGtgttcatactggagagaaatcCTACATATGTAATGTGTGTGGTAAAGGCTTTACTCTGAGTTCAAATCTTCAGGCACATCAGAGAgtccacacaggagagaaaccatacAAATGCGATGAGTGTGGGAAGAGCTTCAGGAGGAACTCCCATTATCAAGTTCATCTAGTAGTCCACACAGGggagaaaccctataaatgtgaGGTATGTGGGAAGGGCTTCAGTCAGAGTTCATATCTTCAAATCCATCTGAAGGCGCATAGCATAGAGAAACCTTACAAGTGTGAGGAGTGTGGGCAGGGCTTCAATCAGAGTTCCCGACTTCAGATTCACCAGCTGATCCACACTGGTGAGAAGCCATACAAATGTGAAGAGTGTGGAAAGGGATTCAGTCGTCGAGCAGATCTCAAAATTCATTGCAGAatccacacaggagagaaaccatataattgtgagGAGTGTGGGAAAGTATTCAGGCAGGCCTCAAATCTTCTGGCCCATCAGAGAGTCCACAGTGGAGAGAAACCATTCAAATGTGAAGAGTGTGGGAAGAGCTTTGGTCGCAGTTCACACCTTCAAGCCCATCAAAAAGTCCACACAGGAGAAAAGCCGTACAAATGTGAGGAGTGCGGGAAGGGCTTCAAGTGGAGCTTGAATCTTGACATGCATCAGAGGgtccacacaggagagaaaccctacaAGTGTGGGGAGTGTGGTAAGCACTTCAGTCAGGCCTCGAGTCTTCAGCTTCATCAGAGTgtccacactggagagaaaccatacAAGTGTGACGTGTGTGGGAAGGTCTTCAGTCGCTCTTCACAGCTACAATCTCATCAGAGagttcacacaggagagaaaccttacaagtGTGAGACATGTGGTAAGAGCTTCAGCTGGCGATCAAATCTTACCATTCATCACAGAATCCATGCTGGTGATAAATCCTATAAAAGTAACAGGAGTGGTAAGAACATCATAGAGTCCACACAGGAAAATAGttctataaaatga
- the LOC100855887 gene encoding zinc finger protein 226 isoform X1: MSMFKEAVTFNDVAVAFTEEELGLLDSAQRKLYQDVMLENFRNLVSVGHQPFKRDKWQIEREEKLWLMKTTTQIERNVGGNNQDELRNFQDKGPHEELSCWQIWQHIANDLTRCQNSMINSSEFHKQGDSPCQLGAELSIQISEEENCGLNCKVDGPNRTENSDFAILRVQDSWRKTLTESQSYRNRYQQISMKNKLCRCKQNIDVVSWISHHLDHGIHRSDKSYSHDDCQKGSMKVSALDQESMIHMRQKPYQCNECEKTFSDLSTFDLHQQLHSKAKSHMCSECGKGFRYSSVLRIHQRVHMGEKGHKCGECGEEFSQSSLLQTHQKVHTVEKPFKCEECGKGFVRRSALTVHCKVHTGEKPYNCEECGRAFSQASHLQDHQRVHTGEKPFRCDACGKSFSRNSHLQSHQRVHTGEKPYKCEECGKGFICSSNLYIHQRVHTGEKPYKCEECGKGFSRPSSLQAHQGVHTGEKSYICNVCGKGFTLSSNLQAHQRVHTGEKPYKCDECGKSFRRNSHYQVHLVVHTGEKPYKCEVCGKGFSQSSYLQIHLKAHSIEKPYKCEECGQGFNQSSRLQIHQLIHTGEKPYKCEECGKGFSRRADLKIHCRIHTGEKPYNCEECGKVFRQASNLLAHQRVHSGEKPFKCEECGKSFGRSSHLQAHQKVHTGEKPYKCEECGKGFKWSLNLDMHQRVHTGEKPYKCGECGKHFSQASSLQLHQSVHTGEKPYKCDVCGKVFSRSSQLQSHQRVHTGEKPYKCETCGKSFSWRSNLTIHHRIHAGDKSYKSNRSGKNIIESTQENSSIK, from the coding sequence GAGGAAACAATCAGGATGAGCTGAGGAATTTTCAAGACAAAGGACCACATGAAGAGCTGTCCTGCTGGCAAATCTGGCAACACATTGCAAATGACCTAACCAGATGTCAAAACTCCATGATAAATAGTTCTGAGTTTCACAAACAAGGTGATTCCCCCTGCCAGCTTGGGGCAGAACTCTCTATTCAGATTTCTGAGGAGGAGAACTGTGGGCTAAATTGTAAAGTGGATGGTCCTAATCGTACTGAAAACTCAGACTTTGCAATTTTGAGAGTCCAGGACTCATGGAGGAAAACTTTGACTGAATCACAGAGTTACCGGAATAGATATCAGCAGATTTCCATGAAAAATAAGCTGTGTCGGTGTAAACAGAATATTGATGTTGTCAGTTGGATTTCACATCACCTTGATCATGGGATACACAGAAGTGACAAATCTTACAGCCATGATGATTGTCAGAAAGGCAGCATGAAGGTTTCAGCATTAGACCAGGAGAGTATGATCCACATGAGACAAAAACCTTACCAGTGTAATGAATGTGAAAAAACCTTCAGTGATCTCTCCACCTTTGATCTTCATCAGCAGTTACACTCAAAAGCAAAGTCCCATATGTGTAGTGAGTGTGGAAAAGGCTTCCGTTATAGCTCAGTTCTTCGTATTCATCAGAGAGTTCACATGGGAGAGAAAGGCCATAAGTGTGGTGAGTGTGGTGAGGAATTCAGTCAGAGCTCACTTCTACAAACCCATCAGAAAGTCCACACTGTAGAGAAGCCTTTCAAATGTGAGGAGTGTGGGAAAGGCTTTGTTCGTAGATCAGCACTTACTGTTCATTGCAAAgtccacacaggagagaaaccttataATTGTGAGGAATGTGGGAGGGCCTTCAGTCAAGCCTCTCATCTTCAGGACCATCAGAGGGtccacactggggagaaaccATTCAGATGTGATGCATGTGGTAAAAGCTTCAGTCGGAATTCACATCTTCAGTCCCACCAGAGAGtccatacaggagagaaaccatataaatgtGAAGAATGTGGGAAGGGCTTCATTTGTAGCTCAAATCTATACATTCACCAGAGGGTACACACAGGAGAAAAACCGTACAAATGTGAGGAGTGTGGTAAAGGCTTTAGTCGACCTTCAAGTCTTCAGGCCCATCAGGGtgttcatactggagagaaatcCTACATATGTAATGTGTGTGGTAAAGGCTTTACTCTGAGTTCAAATCTTCAGGCACATCAGAGAgtccacacaggagagaaaccatacAAATGCGATGAGTGTGGGAAGAGCTTCAGGAGGAACTCCCATTATCAAGTTCATCTAGTAGTCCACACAGGggagaaaccctataaatgtgaGGTATGTGGGAAGGGCTTCAGTCAGAGTTCATATCTTCAAATCCATCTGAAGGCGCATAGCATAGAGAAACCTTACAAGTGTGAGGAGTGTGGGCAGGGCTTCAATCAGAGTTCCCGACTTCAGATTCACCAGCTGATCCACACTGGTGAGAAGCCATACAAATGTGAAGAGTGTGGAAAGGGATTCAGTCGTCGAGCAGATCTCAAAATTCATTGCAGAatccacacaggagagaaaccatataattgtgagGAGTGTGGGAAAGTATTCAGGCAGGCCTCAAATCTTCTGGCCCATCAGAGAGTCCACAGTGGAGAGAAACCATTCAAATGTGAAGAGTGTGGGAAGAGCTTTGGTCGCAGTTCACACCTTCAAGCCCATCAAAAAGTCCACACAGGAGAAAAGCCGTACAAATGTGAGGAGTGCGGGAAGGGCTTCAAGTGGAGCTTGAATCTTGACATGCATCAGAGGgtccacacaggagagaaaccctacaAGTGTGGGGAGTGTGGTAAGCACTTCAGTCAGGCCTCGAGTCTTCAGCTTCATCAGAGTgtccacactggagagaaaccatacAAGTGTGACGTGTGTGGGAAGGTCTTCAGTCGCTCTTCACAGCTACAATCTCATCAGAGagttcacacaggagagaaaccttacaagtGTGAGACATGTGGTAAGAGCTTCAGCTGGCGATCAAATCTTACCATTCATCACAGAATCCATGCTGGTGATAAATCCTATAAAAGTAACAGGAGTGGTAAGAACATCATAGAGTCCACACAGGAAAATAGttctataaaatga